The region TTGGATTGCATTCTTGGTTTCATAGTGCCAACTGACGTAGTCGTGAGGGTTTAGTTTCTCCTTTGCACACAAGGCAATCGCATGAGAGCAAGGCAACTTCAGCTGCTGGAACTTACCGCACGTGCATTTTTTTTGACTGAGGTTGACAGTATGTGTGTTTCCTCCTTTTCCGGTCTTGTGGTTCGTCCCAGTTACCACTTGGGCTGTCATGGTGGTACGGTCATATGTCTGACTGGTATGATGGCGGGCCTTTGCAACCCTTTTCTTCAGTATGTGGTCCAGGATTGGAGTGTATTGAACCCCCTGAGCAATCAACTCTGAATAGGTCGTCATACGCCTTACGAACATGTCGACAAGCTTTTTAATTAAAGTCTCAAGCATTGATGAAATTGAAAGCCCCCTAATGTTCCTTAGGGTCGCATTGACAGACTCGGCATAGTTTGTTGTCATCACGTTGTGTCGCTGTCCCCGATGGTCGTGGGCCCTTGACCATTTTTCTTTCGGTCGCTGCTCGTCAGTTAACCATGCATAACCTTGTGGGCTTTTTATCCTTATGACTTCCATATATCTTTTGTATTTCTTCTTCTGATATTTCCGACCTACACATTATTTGACATCAATGTAAATGCACAGTTAAATGTTATCAAACTACCATCTTATGGTCGAAATAATACCTGCTTTCTCCATCAACTTTTTCAATGACTTGTCCCTAAAGTGAGTATTGAAATTACTGGCCAAGTTCCTTATGCAGAATTTGTGCGGAAAATCAACCCATTCAGGACGCCTCAGAACTGCTAAAATGCCAGCATGGCGATCAGAAATAATGGAAACCTTCCGTCCAAGAATGACCTATTCCCGCAAATGCCGATAAAATATTCGTAACTTTCATTACTTTCTGATTCCACAATTGCAAACGCTACTGGCATTATATGGCTGTTTCCATCTATCGCTAACGCTATCAACATCGTCATCTTGTGTCTCCCATACAAATGGGTCCCATCGACAAACAGAACAGGTTTGCAGAATCGAAATCCAGCAACCATCGGGAAGAAAGTCCAAAACATTCTAACGAACGTTCTAATATTCGGCTGAAtttaatatcccgtatttttaaattttttttaaaaaaaaaattaattataatttttgcattccgtcaagttttaggtaatttattattattattatatgcttttatttaattttatttgagtcgttcgttgattcggtcgtgaTTCGATTCGTGTTCGGTTTGTTTATTAACTTTCGGCCTATGtataatgattattataaataaaataaataataataatagtaataataattaaGCATGTTAAACCCATGCATGCAAATCatgaaatttattttcttttctcttcatGTCATGGTGGCCCATTCACTTTTATGGCCAAGATCAGGCCCATACTTATGTTGTCTCCATAATAAGCAGTAGCTTATTCTACTGCAACTTCTTCTCTTATTTCCTTCGATAAAATCATTCTTTTACCctaatattttctaattttttacaACGAACTCTAGCCGTCATTATACTTTTGTATTCCCTGAAAAAAAAACGATGCCAATCTCTCTCTCAAAACCTTGCTGTTTCGGTAAGTTTTTGTTGttcttaattttcagttttggttATATCGACACTTCCGTATTTTgaatcgttctctttcgttttagCGTTATATTTGGATCCGTCTCGTCCTCGTGGAAGTAGACTCATTCCTCTACAACTTTGCTTTTAGTTTTTGCAAAACGGTATGTAAATAATCCTGTTATATTCGCCGTCGTCACACCGTTTTCAATTGTTCTTAACTGTAATACTCTCTTGTTGTGTTGATAACGAACTGTTGCTGTCACTATAATGGTTATAGGATTCTTGAGTATTGATAAGCTAATGTCTGATTCATTTGTTAACCTTTAAATTCCATTATTCGTTGTCGTGATCGATTCGAACTCGCTATTCCAGTTGATGATTTGCGGCTGCCATTATTGAGACTCTGTTTCTTGTTCTTGTTGTTGTTATTATGTTGATGATTATAACTTTGTTTAGTCTTGATGGGGTCTCTGCTAAGGTTTGGGTGTTAAGAAAATTGTGAAGTGTTCATGTAGTAGGTTACTGTGTATTGCTAAATTTTCAGGGTAGAGGAAGATGATGTTTTGGAGGCGGGAATATGGTTGggcttttcttatttatttgtttaattaagaAGACATAAGGGCAGTACACACATGTTGTTTGGCTTTCTTATTCTTATTGTTTATTGATTTTCTAATAGGATTAGAATAACGTGATAATGGGTTTGCATGGGTGGCTTTCTACCTTTGATTTGATTGGACAATAATTTACTTAGGATTATTATGGTTAttgatttagtttaaattgtattaaattataataatccaaaaatgatatttatcttataaactataattataattacttttgtgttattggttacttgtgtttcaagttattgagttctgttttaaattttaaattattattttatcaaaatgttattttcgcttataaactgtggtttattttttttttataagatatttgggtcgggttagacttgggtcacccgacatgtgggtttaacttggtagttttagaaactcggctaacccactatttgaggaattgattttatttattatttaaatattattttaataatatttgcggattggatttaagtgcgaactcaatagtcttgaattaattacggcattataaattatttgagaattgtgtttttctgtgatttatctggctatttaattgtgctagtcctacgtggtgtctagtaatcttagagttaggggtcgttcggatattaacctatttattattttagacctgtcgactgctcgtgcttcggagtctacgcagggttagctgtttgcaaagatcacgtggataagcaagcagtgagtttgtagtgctatttaccgctttattaagtaccacatcgtattttaatattataaatgtttgtgaactgtttttacggattatggaactcgattgaaacgagctactcgataggcttgtatcgagactgtgtgcaccggtaagtactctgggaaacggcagactaaagtcttgcttacgctggtataattatatgacgaggatttgttcccgtccactctgggtttatcggtatgctatgtcatacttacgctgggatcatttcaatactgtttttcataatcatattatattagtataaaaatgttttgatttaagggttttaaacttaataaatgtaaatagtattgcgaactcatctcagtatatctgaccccgttgttttcccaaattttccaggtttatgatttgaaagctggtccactgcgattcttttgattccttggaggtttttatgttattaaactagtttctgttttcgaactcttagaccgcagtagaactagtttatatattacatttgtcaTTGaatttgggattgtcgattagaccgattattattattaccatgtttacactggaatattttattattatatttaaggttTGCTAccggttttggtacaaccatacccatacccttgcgccggtcacgattcatgaaattgggtcgtgacaaagttggtatcagagctttagtttcgaactaaggccaaatttttgcatgttatgtgtttatcgctttaaggcatgttaattttcgatattaaatgatttttagcTGAAAAATATTTTCCACGTTTTAAGGATTACATTGTTGGCCACGTATTGTTTTATATTTCcttaagaattttatttttgcctaactggtgttttgacgcaAAAAGTTAAAGGGTtagtctggacacgacaccctaaaacattattttcagtatcttgccagtaaaatgaaattcatttatttcaaaattttatatctgACTAAGGTTTGGAAAAGtgttgttcttttgaaataaaataaatttctcaaattctaaaaatttgaatGTTACGTTTAACTTGGTGTTTTCAAGATAATGGTTCTgtaataaaattgttttgtaatgcgATACCGTTTTGATGATTCAATATTACTTTggtaattttaccatattttgctTTGTCAACACTTTGATGTTGTTGGTCTTATGCTCGATTTACTAATTTTGATTGAAGCCAATATTTCAGAAAAgattgttaaagaataattgtttttttccaCTTGGGCGAGGGGTGGAtgttattactttgggtgacgtcgagctacctattttaaaaatattgagatttattttcaaaaggTGTTTCTTTTTTcggatttgaaaatgtgttgcatacgttttataaatgatattatgggtttgacttgggtcacgcaaatttggagttgagcttggaagtggtaatcactcggTAATTCGATGATTTAAATTGAggcatttgaaaataattatatctattgttttataaaagaggttttccgaaaaatgattttcaaaactGTAGGGCTCGATatgaacttgaaatctatttttgtaaattttatcttcGAGATGGATTTTGATGCGTAGTTTCGatcaatatctttatttattttaatatgatttgacgttttgagcatgTCATTATATGATTTAATATTGTAATCATTTCCGGGTTGTTTGGTTGTTACCATGTCTGTAGGAAATTCGTTGATCATATAAGATGTTCTATGCTCAATCCtttgatatttatattgtttaactATCCGAATGAAAAATTGTTTTACTGCAAGATGCTTAAGTGTTTTTCGGATGTGTGATCAATTCTTGACTTATATTACTGTGTTATTATTCTTGTCTCTagtgtttgattaagttatgcCTTATCAGTTTTTGTCTTCGTTgacctcattgtgtggagtagcacgtgaaGGTATTCCTCGCCAGTTTTCTTTGGCCTAACTTTGGCGTTGGTGTCGATGTGCTattcgaacctttgttttgaccctgcgattagtttagatgttctAGTTGGTTTAGCCGGATCGAACGTTTGACTTTAGAAATcgaagtgattaattttcttatcaaaaATTCGAGGAGAGGTCCTCAAGAGCTATTTGTAGATTCGAATTTCGAATCTGTCCTAGTCAGAGGAAGGCGATTTGAGTTACTCAGCACCGGTAGAATAATTCTACTCGTGAGTGCTTACCTCGTGCGTGGAATTTCAAGTGTTATGCATTTCTAGATCGTGTTCGTTGTGA is a window of Mercurialis annua linkage group LG2, ddMerAnnu1.2, whole genome shotgun sequence DNA encoding:
- the LOC126668342 gene encoding uncharacterized protein LOC126668342, which produces MFWTFFPMVAGFRFCKPVLFVDGTHLYGRHKMTMLIALAIDGNSHIMPVAFAIVESEILRRPEWVDFPHKFCIRNLASNFNTHFRDKSLKKLMEKAGRKYQKKKYKRYMEVIRIKSPQGYAWLTDEQRPKEKWSRAHDHRGQRHNVMTTNYAESVNATLRNIRGLSISSMLETLIKKLVDMFVRRMTTYSELIAQGVQYTPILDHILKKRVAKARHHTSQTYDRTTMTAQVVTGTNHKTGKGGNTHTVNLSQKKCTCGKFQQLKLPCSHAIALCAKEKLNPHDYVSWHYETKNAIQCWDTPFIPLRHRQRWRIPNMPSFVPNLQWERSSGRPVNRRFRNEMDQQYREDPSSLWCSRCSSFGHHAQVCINAARNPGN